GGAGTTGAATCAAATTGACTTGGTGCATTTTCTAAAATGTACTTCTCACCAGCTTTCATAGCTTCTGAGTAGTTGCTGTATTTACCTTTGTTTTCTTCATAGAATTTACGGCTCAATTCATGAACATTCAAGTTATCCAAATCGATTGTTTCAGGTCTTACATAGATAACTGCATAGTCTGGCAAGTAAGTTTTTACTTTGTAATCAACTTTTGCTCGTTTTGCATTTGCTTTGATGTACGCTTCTGCAAATGTACGAAGTTCAGAATCAGAAGGCTTGTAGTTGTAGAATCCTTTACCAAATGACTCGATGAATTTCTTGATAAATTCTTCTCTATCAGCCTTCACGTCATTTGTGATCACATCAGAGTCGCTTGAAGATTTTTTGTCATCTGATTTTTTGTCTTCAGACTTATTACCATCTTTCTTTTCTTCAGATTTCTTATCGTCTGATTTCTTGTTGTCTGATTTTTTATCTTCAAGCGCGACGATTTGAGTTTTATCATTAGTAAAGCTTACGTTTGATGCACCACCAGTGTTTTCACCATCTAGGTAAACAGCATCAACATATTTTTTCATAGCTTCTTTGGCTTCATCAATAGTGTCTTCGTATTGGCTTGGGTCAACCTTGATAGCTACGTCATTTTTACCTTTTTTATTTTCTTTTACATCATCGTAAAAGCTTGGCGCAAAGTGAAGTTCATACTTAGCATCTTTATCAACTTCATAAACTACATAACCAGCAACACTCTTGCCTTTAGAGAGGCTATCTCCGTATGACATGAATTTTGTTTTACTGTCAGATTCATAAATTTGAATTGGTTCAACTTTTTCATCTTTTTCGTTATAAAGTGTGATATCTTGGCTGGTAAAACTAAA
The window above is part of the Streptococcus sp. Marseille-Q6470 genome. Proteins encoded here:
- a CDS encoding DUF4352 domain-containing protein; the encoded protein is MKKVLKHSALVLTALALVACGNSKKASDNGTASNSNFEVSVKDGMYVLPKDEDSSSHYLALQVEIKNNRDKQFSFTSQDITLYNEKDEKVEPIQIYESDSKTKFMSYGDSLSKGKSVAGYVVYEVDKDAKYELHFAPSFYDDVKENKKGKNDVAIKVDPSQYEDTIDEAKEAMKKYVDAVYLDGENTGGASNVSFTNDKTQIVALEDKKSDNKKSDDKKSEEKKDGNKSEDKKSDDKKSSSDSDVITNDVKADREEFIKKFIESFGKGFYNYKPSDSELRTFAEAYIKANAKRAKVDYKVKTYLPDYAVIYVRPETIDLDNLNVHELSRKFYEENKGKYSNYSEAMKAGEKYILENAPSQFDSTPLDTSDNMQKEGYEIKMTKKDGKWTIDTSSKNYNLKDMARTFRGGIGY